One Eretmochelys imbricata isolate rEreImb1 chromosome 9, rEreImb1.hap1, whole genome shotgun sequence genomic window, TTCCTAAATAATTTTAAGGCATAGCCTGATGTAGAAAATAGCACAATGGTCTAGTCCTGAGGTAACAAATAAATTGATCACTGGGCAGGTCTACATTCAAAAGTAAAGGTCAAAATGTTCTGGTTAAGAATTAACTATGAAACACCGTCCTAGCCATTGCAGCTTTCTGGTCAATAAGCAGCAGCGAGTCCCACAGAACCCCAAGGTTCTGATTAACAAGCACTGATCAAGCTCCTCCAGCTGAAGGAACAACTATCATTATCATCAATTTCTCCAGCGGAGTACTCTACTCCACCAGCACAATCTCAGTTTTAGCAGAGAGGACAGAGTTCAGCTAACTCATCCAAATCCTGATTTCAGCTAAGCACTAAGTACACTGGGTCAATCCTATCCATCAAGTCTTATGAAATGCAGATACAGAGCTGGCTGTCATCCAAATACTGGAGATACCACAACGCATACCTCCTCACTATCTCCCCTAGCAGCCTCACATATATAATGAAAATGAGGGTAGTACACTGGAATGCTCTGGAACTCCAAATCTGAAGGCCTGGCTACAGCATTATGCTCTGTATCCTATCAAAATGAATCGAAAGGAATTTAGCTATTTCAGAACTCCATACACTCCTACTAATAATTACAGCCACATTCTAGTTACCGCTCAAGGTAAATAGTATCAAAAGCAACTCCAGATCTAACAAAGTCACATGGGAAACTCCAGGTCTGTGTAGTGTTGCACGCTGATGTAGCGCACCAAGTTAACAATACCACAGCCCCTCAAACAGCAAAACTGCTTAGGCTTAGGCGCACCACCACGTGCGAACGGCACACGTGTCACGCTGAACCCAAGACGCTGCCTTGCCACGCGAGAGTGTGGTGGGATCCCATTGGCAGGGCAGCTTGTACGGACACGGCCCCCCTCCCTGCGTACTGAGGCGCCAGGCGGAGATGGAGCGTGTGACGCTCCACAGGGCAGAGACTCAACGGCACCAAGCGCAAACGGGCCATCGCAGCCCGCGCTCGAGAAACGTGCCGGGGCCACAGGGGACAcgagggcatggggggggggccgAGGGCAACCAACGCAGTGAGGCctaggagagggaaggagccggGACACCGGGGCCAAAGCGGCAGGGAGACGATGGCCCGGCTGGGGAGGGTGCCGATGACAGGAGAGTGGGAACAGGGCAGCGGAACAGGGTTTAGCAGCGCAGGATGACTGGGAAGTTCCCCGCAAGGGGAGCGGAGCAAGCGCTGCTCCTCCGAGCGACACCTGCTCCTATGCCGCTGGCCTTAGCCATTGGCTCAGAACCCACCTGCCAAAAGCGGCGTGGAAGGCGCCATGTTGAGTCGGACACAGAACTTCTCTTTCCGGGTCAAGGGTCACCAGCAAAGACTCTAGAAAACACACGTCGCCCAGGTCTCTGATAGCGGGAACCGCCTCCTGGGCTACGTGGGTTTCTGGGGTCATGTGCTTCGAGGAAGTGCGCCTTCCTGCCTCAGATAGCCCCTCCGTTACCGTTGACCCGGAAGTAGTGGGGTAGGGCGAGCGGGTTGGACGCTCCGTGAGAGCGTAGACCTTTGCCCTTCCGGGTGGCCGCcgccccccttcctccccgcaGTGCGTGTTTCCGCTGGGCGGGACGTAATCTCAGTGCTTACGCTGGCAGCGGTCTGGGAGAAGCGGGCGGCGTTGAGTGCCTGAGACCCCCCAGTCCGGCACAGACTCGGCGGTTGAGTGGCCAGGCCGGGGCGGTCGCTTCTCTCACGTCCACAGAGCAGCGGGGAGGAGTAGCCCGGGCCCCCGGCGGCGCGGGGGGAAGATGGTGGCGAAGCAGCGGATCCGGATGGCGAACGAGAAGCACAGCAAGAACATCACCCAGCGGGGCAACGTCGCCAAGACCTCGGTACGGGCGGGGGCCCCTAGCCGTGCTCTGGCAGGCGGGGGCGGAGAGTGCCCCCAGAACGGGGCCGGGGGAGCGGGTAGAAGGACCCTGTAGGTGAACTGCTTTATTCCCTCTGGGATCTGGTGGGGACCTGGCAGGgcatggggagctgtggggacggaGCATGTGGGTCAGTGCGCGCCCTCAGAGCCGGGGGGGTTGGCTTGGTTGGAGGGGAGTTGGCCCTGATGCTGATGCTCTCCCTGCAGAGAAACGCCCCCGAGGAGAAGGCATCCGTGGGGCCCTGGTTGTTGGCGCTGTTCATCTTTGTGGTTTGTGGCTCAGGTAA contains:
- the SERP1 gene encoding stress-associated endoplasmic reticulum protein 1, yielding MVAKQRIRMANEKHSKNITQRGNVAKTSRNAPEEKASVGPWLLALFIFVVCGSAIFQIIQSIRMGM